CGGCTAAGCCAAGGCTTGGGAGCCTTGGTCGATGCTCCGTTTCAATTGAAGTTAATTCCTCAGTGTGGTCACTGGATTCAGCAGGAAGCCCCACAAACTGTGAACCGGGAGCTACTCCGTTTTTTAAGGCAACCCCTATAATGGGCAACCCTTGCAGCGGAATCAAAGTCTATTTCTAGGGTTTGAGAAAAACTTCTCGGATCTGTCACCCAAGCCCTGTCGTTTTCGTATTGAAACCACACAAACCGTTGCAGTTGTTGACAGTCTATCTGGTTTTTATCAGGAGACATGTCAAACCGTAGAGCCTCTCTGGAGAACCTGACAAAATGGAAGTAGATCTCCATCATGCAGAGGCGCGATTGATTTGACGACGGATTTTCTGGTGGGGCGCGATCGCGACGTGTTCCGGCTCAACCTTACGTTTTTAGATAAGTGCAACGTAGACCTACGCTCGCTTTCTACCCATCCATCAACTTCATGAAGCATTCAACCCTACGACGCTATGATAGACCCCCAATTTTTGGCATCGCAGTCCATACAAGCTCTAGACAGACAGCCTGATCCGGAACTGAATCAACGCTTAGGACTCTACCAGGTCTTCTTAAGGCTCTATGAGCAAAACCGAGGATTGCTGGATGAGATTTTAAACTTAGAAATGTCAGGAGCCCGCTCTCTGCGAGGATCCATGTTTCCCTACGTACAGGGCATGGTTTTAGGGGAGCGAGCTTATATTATCACCAATTTAGTGGGCAGTCGGAGCCAAACCTTTGCCCAGCCTCAACATATATGGACGATCGGCCGAGACTCGCGACGGGTGAATGTGCCCATTCGCGATCGCCGTCTGTCTCGATACCATGCATCGATTGAATATATTCCTCAAGAGGGCTTTTATCTGCGTGATTTGGGCAGCAGCAATGGCTCCTTTGTGAATGGCGAGATGTTGCGTCAGCATCGGCCCTTAGCCGATGGC
This genomic stretch from Candidatus Obscuribacterales bacterium harbors:
- a CDS encoding FHA domain-containing protein — its product is MIDPQFLASQSIQALDRQPDPELNQRLGLYQVFLRLYEQNRGLLDEILNLEMSGARSLRGSMFPYVQGMVLGERAYIITNLVGSRSQTFAQPQHIWTIGRDSRRVNVPIRDRRLSRYHASIEYIPQEGFYLRDLGSSNGSFVNGEMLRQHRPLADGDQVRLGSLTFTFFVTQAIQQLSELSPDVLTQVSLADAPPTMPLDPEYQDAEDLWTSQEDEARDSTALGSEDTSMFMRRHP